From the genome of Bacteroidia bacterium:
ATGTTGCAAAAATAACGCTGTCGTTTCTCCTATTTACTACCTGCTATACGCTGCAAGCCCAAAATAATATGGGACAAATACACGGGAATTTCGAATTGGATGCACAATACTATAACCCCGATTCAACTATTGGAGCGCCACCTGTTCCTGAAAAAATGTTGAGCAATGGATTCCTTAATGTGAATTATACAAACGGCAATATTTCTGCTGGATTTCGTTATGAAAGTTATTTAGATGTGATGCAAGGTTTTGATTCTCGTTATCAAGGTACAGGCATTCCGTATCGTTATTTCAGCTATAAAATGGATAACATGGAAGTTACCGTAGGCAGCTTTTACGAGCAATTTGGTACCGGAATGATTTTTAGAAGTTATGAGGAACGTGGATTGGGATTGGATAATGCAATGGATGGAGTACGTCTGCGCTACAATCCTTACAAAGGAATTTACATCAAAGGAATTATCGGGAAACAACGCGAATTTTTTAGCGAAGGTCCTGGATTGGTGAGAGGAGCAGACGGCGAAGTAAATTTAAATGAGTTGATTGATAAAATGGCGAATGATAAAACACATATTATCCTTGGTGGAAGTTTTGTTAGTAAATACCAAGTGGATCAAGATCCCATTTATGTATTACCGCAAAATGTTGGTGCAAGCGCCGGACGCATTAATATCATTCGAAATGGATTAAATTTATACGGGGAATATGCCTACAAAATAAATGATCCTTCTACGTTCAATCATTACATTTATAAACCAGGACAATCCTTGTTGGTGATGACCAGTTATTCCCAAAAAGGATTTTCTATTACACTGGACGGAAAACGCGTGGATAATATGGATTTTAAATCCGATCGTACTCAAACAGGAAGTGTGTTAGATATTAATTATTTACCAGCACTTACACTGCAACATACAGAGGAATTAATGTCGTTTTACCCTTATGCTACACAGCCAAACGGTGAAATGGGTTTCGAAAGTGAAGTGCAATATAAAATTAAAAAAGAATCCTTACTTGGCGGACATTACGGCACAGATTTACTCGTTAATTTTTCGGGCGCTAACTCCTTGGATACGGTTAATGTAAATGATATGAGCACAACGCGCCAAGGATACAAATCCGATTTTTTTGCCATCGGGCAAGAAACGTATTACCGCGATTTATTTACTTCCGTACATCATAAATTTTCCAAACAATTTACAGGAACTGCCGAATATGCCTATCAAGTTTACAATAAAAACGTAATACAAGGACAAGTTGGCTGGCCCACTATTTACTCCAACATTGCGGTGGTAGATGTAACCTATAAATTTAATTCCGATCATGCTTTGCGTTGTGATTTAGAACATTTAGCAACCAAGCAAGACATGCACAATTGGGCTTCGTTGTTGTTAGAATATAGCTTAGGTTCCAATTGGTTTGTATCTGCATTGGATGAATACAATTATGGAAATCCAAATCCGGCACAACAAATTCATTATTTCATCGCCAATGCTGGCTATACCATTAATGCCAGCCGTATTACTGTTGGTTACGGAAAACAACGTGCCGGAATTTTTTGTGTAGGCGGCGTATGCCGTAATGTACCAGCATCAAATGGTTTAACCTTAAGCATTACAAGTAGCTTTTAATCGTTCAAAAAAATAATTTTTCAAATGAAAAAAATACTGATTTTTGGATGCATCGCGAGTTTATTTTTACTCGCTTCCTGCGATAAAGTAAACAATCCGTATAAACCACAAAGCACTAAAACAATTACTGGGAATAATGCCGTGCGTAAAGTGTTGGTGGAAGATTATACCGGACATCTTTGTGGAAATTGCCCAACAGCTGGAGCAGAATCGGAAACATTGCGCCAATTGTATGGGAATCAAGTGGTGTGTATGGAATTAAATGTAAGTGCTTCTTTTGCTGGACCTTGTCCATCGCCAAACCCTTTACCAACAGGGGCTCCAACAGGGGCGTACAGTGTTGATTACCGCTCGGCTGTTGGTACTACTTACGATAATTTTTTTGGGATTTCAAATAATGGATTACCACAAGGTATGATTGATCGCTTTACAGTTAGTGGAAGCAAAGGGTTGCCTACTACTGCTTGGGCAACGGTGGTTGATAGTTTAACAAAAGCGCCGATATTGGCAAACATCACCGTTACCAATACGTATAATACTTCCACAAGAATGTTAAACACCAGCCTTTCATCTCAATTTGTATCTGCTTTAAGCGGAACAAATACCTATAAATTGGTTGTATTATTGGTTCAGGATAGTATTTTTGATTGGCAAGAAGATTATGCCACAAACCCGAGTGATATTCCCAATTATTCAAAACGTTTTACATTACGTGATGTCATTAACAATGCTTGGGGCGATACCTTAGCAACAGGAAACGTAAGTGCTGGAACAACGGTTGTAAAAAGTTATACAAATTATCACATCAATCCAGCATGGAATGCCGCAACGTGTCATGTGATTTCGTTTATTTACGAAACCTCTGATAATTTTGTATTGCAAGCGGAGGATGATCGAGTGGAGTAAAAACCCATTTGAAAAATTAAGCAGTATCGAAAACTGGTTGTAAATCTCAATGACCCATACACATTGCAGCTGTCTGTTTTGGAAATTAGCAAATACCGCTAAAAACAAAAGCCTCATTATCTTTCGATAACAAGGCTATGCTTAATTCTTGAAACTTGGAAGCTTTCAAGAATCGTACCCGAGACCGGGATCGAACCGGTATGAAGGTTAATTCACTGGTGTTTGAGACCAGCGCGTCTACCAATTCCGCCACCCGGGCAATTATTTTTCAAGAAAAAAGTCCTAAAACGGAGGACGAAATTATTCATTTGTTTTGGATACGCAATTTTTTTTATTTTTTTTCTTCAAAAAAGAACCTTCCAAAAAATAATTTTTCAAATCCATCTTCGCAAAATCCAATATCTATCGTTAATTTGTATCGGGAATAAAAGCATGCCAAAACAAACTTTCAAAAAGCAAGAACGACTTTGCAGTCAAATCCTCATCGAGGAATTGATAAAGACCGGAAAATTCTTTTCTGTAGCGCCTTTTAGAGTGGTGTGGAAAAAAGCAGTTTCGGAAAATAATTTTTTAACACAAATATTAATCAGCGTCCCGAAAAGAAAATTTAAACGTGCCGTCGATCGAAATCACTTGAAACGATTGATACGAGAAGCATATCGCAAAAACAAAGAAACACTTCTTTTACAAAAAGAAAATACGCGCATCGCATTTATTTATACCTCGAGCACGTCGCTTTCGTATGCGGAAATCGAATCGAAAATATTATTAATTTTACAACGTTTATCGCAGGAAAATGAATAAAATGATGAGCGCTTTTTTTATTGTTTTGATAAAATTTTATCAAAATGCGATTTCGCCTCATTTAACGCCTTCGTGCAGATACACGCCTTCTTGCTCGCAGTATGGCATTGAAGCTATAAAAAAATACGGCGCCGGAAAAGGCGGATATTTAACGTTGAAAAGAATTTTGTCGTGCCATCCTTGGGGCGGTCACGGACACGATCCGGTTCCTTGAAAAAACAGTTTTAAAAAAATATTTTTTGATGAAGACTTTTTTCCATATTCTAAAAAAATTTCGTTTAGCGATAATTGCTGTAAGCATTGTTGGTTATGCGATTGTTTCGTATAGTTTCGCGGATAATTATTTTGAGATTTCTAAAAATCTCGACATTTTTTCGACGATGTTTCGAGAATTAAATATTTATTACGTGGACAGTATTCAGCCCGGAACCTTGATGAAAAAAGGCATGGATGCGATGTTGGCTTCTTTGGATCCGTACACTGATTACATTCCAGAATCTGAAATTGAAGATTTTCGTTTTATGACAACGGGCCAGTACGGCGGTATTGGCGCGCTCATTCGCCAAAAAGGCGATTACATTTATATTGCGGAACCGTACGAGGGTTTTCCTGCACAAAAAGCAGGCTTGATGGCGGGAGATAAAATTTTAGAAATTGATGGCATTTCCGTGAAGGGAAAAAGTCCTGATGACATCGGGAAATTTTTGAAAGGCCAGCCGAATACGGCAATAAAAATATTGGTGGAACGAGACGGACAACAGCTTTTAAAAACGCTTCAGCGCGAAGAAATTAAAGTGAGCAGCGTGCCCTATTACGGGATGGTAAGCAAGAATACAGGTTATATTCAATTAACCAGTTTTACGGAAAACTGCGCCGATTCAGTGAAAAACGCTTTTTTACAGTTGAAAAAAAATCCGGATTTTAAATATTTAATCTTTGATTTGCGCGGAAATCCAGGCGGTTTACTCAACGAAGCCGTGGATATGGTGAATATTTTTGAACCGCAAGGACAAGTCGTTGTCAATACAAAAGGCAAAATGGCGGAATGGGATCATAGCCATAAAACACTTAATCCGCCAACGGATTTAAACACGCACATTGTAGTGCTTGTGAACGGCGGTTCCGCATCCGCAGCGGAAATTGTTTCCGGAAGTATTCAGGATTTAGACAGAGGTGTTATTCTCGGACAACGCACATTTGGTAAAGGTTTGGTGCAACAAACGCGGCCGTTGAGTTACAATGCGGAATTAAAATTAACGGTTGCAAAATATTACATTCCGAGCGGAAGATGTATTCAGAAATTAGATTATTCGCACCGTGCGCAAAATGGCACTGTGCCTGATGTTCCAGATTCTTTGATTACAGCTTTTCGTACGAAAGACGGACGAATTGTATACGACGGCGGCGGTATTGATCCGGATGTGAAATTTCAACAAGATCAAATTAGCAACATCGAACTCAGTCTGATTAATAAATCCTTAATTTTTGATTTCGCAACACAATATCGCACGCAACATCCTACCATTCCTTCGGTAGCGGATTTCTCGATTACTGATCAAGATTTCAATAATTTTTTGGATTTCATTAAAGATAAAAATTACGATTATACCACGAAAAGCGAACAAACTTTAGAACAGCTTAAAAAAGATACGAAAAAAGAAAATTATTATGAGGACATAACACCTGAATTTACGGCTTTGGAAGACAAAATAAAACACGATAAAAAAGCCGATTTACAAAAAAATAAAAAAGGTATTATGGAATTAATCGAAAACGAAATTGTATCGCGTTATTATTATCAAAAAGGACGGCAAGCAGACAATCTGAAATGGGATCCGGAAATTACGGATGCTGTTACGCTGCTAAATGATACGGCTCGCTACGACTCGATTTTAACTACCATCGCCAAACCGATTCACTCTTTTCATGATCAGCAAACAGGACTTCATACACAGAAATAAAATTTTATTTTAGTACTCCGAAAAATTAATTTTTCATGAAGATAAATTTGCCTCGCTCATACCATTCTGCTATTTATTTTTTCGGCTTGGCAATTTTGGTAATTGGTTTGCCTTTGTCCATGTTTTTAATGAGTTTGGCGCAAATTGTTTTACTCCTCAATTGGTTGTGGGAAGGACATCTGAAAGAAAAAATTTGCAAATTTTGGAACAATAAGGCTGCTGTAATTATTGCTTCTGTATTTATTTTACATTTGATTGGATTGCTCTACACGAGCGATTTTGATTACGGTTTAGAAGATATCCGAAAAAAAATCCCACTGTTTTTACTTCCTTTGATACTTTCTTCTTCTGAAAAAATTTCGCTTAAAAAATTGCATTGGATTTTACATATTTTTATTGCTGCCGTACTGTGTTCCACTTTTATTTCGATGTCCGTATTTTTTGGATACATTCCTACAGATCCGCCACAAACCGTGATTGTAGACGTGCGCGACATATCTATTTTTATTGCTGCGATACGTTTGGCATTGTTAATTTGCATCTGCATTTTTACTTTGGCATATTACATTTACACGGAAAAAAGTACGTCGAAAAAATATTTTTTTGCGCTCCTTATTTTATGGTTTATTATTTTTATGATTATTCTGGAATCCATTACTGGCTTGCTGGTTCTGTTTCTCGTTAGTTTTATTTTATTGATTTATTTGGCGTGGAAACAGCATAAAAGAATATTTTTCGCACTAATGATTTTGTTGCCGATAATTGTTTTTGCGTATGCCGCGATGAGGATTCATCAATACGATAAAATGCCTCCGAAAATTAATTTTTCAACGCTTGAAAAAAAAACGTCGCAACGCAATTTATATTTCAACGACAGCACCAGCACACTTTCCGAAAACGGGCATTTTGTGATGATGTATATTTGTTGGAATGAGTTGGAAACCTCTTGGAATAGGCGAAGCACTATTAAATTTGATCAAAAAGATTTAAAAGGAAACGATATTAAATACACCTTGATTCGTTTCCTCACATCTAAAAATGAACGCAAAGATGCAGTGGGCGTAAATACATTAAGTGACGCTGAAATTTTTTCCATCCAAAAAGGAATTCCAAATTATAAGTATCAACACTTGGGAAATCTAAATGCGCGGTTGTATCAATTGTTGGGCGATATTCATACGTTTGAAAACAATGAAAACCCTTCTGGACATTCAGTTTCGCAACGCTTGTCGTATTGGAAAGCCGCCATTGGTATTATTCAACGTAATCCGCTGATTGGTGTTGGAACGGGCGATGTAAAAAATGCGTTTGCTGCCGAATATATTCGTGAAAAATCGCCTCTTAAGGTAGAAGAGCGGTTGCGTTCACACAATCAATTTCTGGCTATTGGCGTGGCTTTTGGGATTATTGGTTTCGCGTGGTTTGTTCTTTCTCTTGTATATCCACTGTTGCGGGAAAAAGGATTTTCTAATTATTTTTATATCACTTTTTTTCTGATTGCTTTGCTTTCTATGTTTAGTGAAGATACACTTGAAACACAAGCTGGAGCTACTTTTTTCGCATTCTTTAATGCCTTTTTTCTCTTCAATAATTTCTCCTTTAAAAACGAAAAAATAGACGAATGAAAATCCTTGAAGTAAATACCGAAAAATCATGGCGAGGAGGAGAGCGTCAAACTTTTTATAACATGAAAGGCTTTCGTGATGCAGGATTAGAGGTAGATGTGTTGTGTCGAAAAAAATATCCGTTGTCTCATATTTCCAAAAAAAATGATTTTAATACGTACCAAGTAAAATCATTTTTTCAAACAATTTTATTTTTACTTTTTTACGGAAATGATTACGATCTGATTCACGCACAAACTGCCAAAGCTCAGTTTGCAGCGGTTCTTTCAAAATTTATTCATCGCAAGCCAGTCGTTTATACACGCAGAGTTGATTTTGTTCCGAGTGGATTTTTTACGAAAATGAAATACCGTTTTACAAATAAATTAATTGCTATTTCCAATCCAGTGAAAACTATTTTGGAAAATTTTGGAATGGAAAATGTTTCCGTGATTAGCGATGCGTTAGAAATTTCACCCATTGATAAAGAGCGTGCTGAAAAATTTATTTTTGAAAATTCTTGGAAGGATAAAAAAATTATTGGAACTATTGCTGCGCTTGTTCCGCACAAAGATCCGATTACGATGGTGAATGCCATTTATGAACTTTCCTTACTTCGAAACGATTTTGTTTTTTTGCACTTTGGAGAAGGAGTTTTGGAAAAAAAGGTGGAAGCTGAAATCGAAAAACTAGGTCTCGAAAAAATATTTTTTCTGAATGGATTTACAGAAGATGTTACAGATTATTTTTCTGTGTTTGATGTTTTTGCGATGAGCTCTGAAGAAGAAGGTTTGGGTAGTAGCGTTTTGGATGCCTTTATTTACAAGGTTTCGGTGGCAAGTACAAATGCTGGAGGATTAAACGAATTGATTTCTGGAAGAGGGTTGGTTTCAGAAAAGAAAGATGCAAAAATGCTCGCAAAAAATATTTCGGAGCTGCTCGATAATCAAAATTTGAAAAATGAATTGACTGAAAAAGCTTTTCTTTATGCTTCTGAAAGACATTCCATTCCCGCCATTACTGCCGAATATATAAGTGTTTTCGAAAAATTACTTTCCAAGTAATTGCAATTTTTTATATTTCAAATACGTGTGTTTGGCTGAAATTTTACTGATGACAAATCCGTAATAACCATCCAAAAATCCTAAACGAATAAAATAACTACTGATAAATTTTGCAATCGGATTGAAATAAATAGTTGTGAAATTGGCTTTGTTTCCTTTGATATATAAGGCTTTTGAGGCAATATCGCTGAAATAATTTATTTGTTTGATATGATCTTCAATCGTGTAGAAACTATAATGTAAAATATCGCCTTGCAAAAATCCAAGTCTTGAATTTTTATTTTCCATTTCATATTTATCGTGTGGATTTGTGCCGCCCCATTTGCCTTTCCGACTATCCCACAAACGCATTTTTTTATCTGGATACCAGCCGCAATGCCTAATCCACTTCCCGCAATAATTAGTCAAACGATTCATTTCATAACCATCAAACTGCCAATTCTTTTTAGCATCCGAAATATTTTTTTTCAAATTTTCGTCTAATGCTTCATCGGCATCTAATGATAAAATATGTGGATAAAGCGCTTGCGTAATCGCCCAATTTTTTTGTTCGATGTGCCCATCAAATTTATGAGAGATAAATCGCGCCTCGTATTTGCTACAAATTTCTTCCGTTTTATCAGTTGAAAAAGAGTCCACCACTACAATATCATCGGCAATATCTTTCACGGACGACAAACATCTTTCGATATTTATTTCTTCGTTAAAGGCAATGATAACAACGGATAATTTTATTTCGTTCATCTTATTTTGTGAAACAAATGTACTATATAAAGGGAAATGAAACGTCCGAAATTAGCGTTTGAAAAATTATTTTTTGAAAGCCTCTTTTGCATTATATCGTATATTTGTTTTGATTTATGGAAGCCATTCAACAATTGATAAAATCTTTTAAAGCGGGCGATGCGAAAGCGTTGGCGCGTTGCATCACCATTGTTGAAAACGAATTAGAAGGACATTCGGAAATTTTAGCATCGCTAACGTTTACTAAAAATACACCTTTGATTGGCATTACTGGTCCACCAGGTGCAGGGAAAAGCACTCTCGTAAATGCGGTGATTTCGAAATTATCAGAACAAAAAAAGAAAATCGGAATTGTTGCCATTGATCCTACATCGCCTTTTAATTACGGTTCTTTACTCGGAGATCGCCTACGAATGAGCGAACATTTTACGGATGAAAATATTTTTATTCGTTCGCTTGCTACGCGCGGATCGCTCGGTGGGTTGTCTGCTAAAACCATAGAAATTACAGATGTGATGCGTGCTTTCGGTTTTGATTATGTGTTTGTGGAAACGGTGGGCGTGGGACAATCGGAAGTAGAGATTGCGGGTTTGGCGGACACGACGGTGCTTGTGTTGGTTCCAGAATCGGGCGATGATATACAAACCAGTAAATCTGGAATTATGGAGATTGCTGATATTTTTGTAGTGAATAAATCCGACAGAGAAGGCGCAGATATTTTTATGAAAAACCTGAAGCAATCTGTTGTTTCTAAAAGCGATTGGCACATTCCGATTTTAAAAACGATTGCTTCTCAAAATATTGGAATTATTGAGCTTGTAACTGCAATTGAGCAACATTTTAAAATAGGAATTACCAACGAAAAAAAAATATTTTTGTTAGCTGAGAAAGCCTATAAATTGATACAATACGAGCGGATGAAAACGGTTTCTAAAAAAGAATTGCAAAATAAAATTTCTGTAAAAATAAAATTTCCTGATTTTAATTTGTATTGTTTTGTGAAGGATTTTTTCGCAGAATAATTCTCCGGAAATAGTGCTTCGAAAAATTATTTTTTTGAACGTGTTTTTTCTTCTCCTTTACAGCGTGCGAATCAGCGCTTATTTTCCTTACTTTTGAAAAAAATAAAATAATTATGTTAAAATCTATGACCGGTTTTGGAAAATCAAGTATTGATTTTTCTGAAAAAAAAATTTCTGTTGAGATGCGCTCTTTAAACAGCAAACAATTAGATCTAAGCGTTCGCATGCCAGGACGATACAAGGCGAAAGAAACAGAATTACGTTCGGAATTGGGAAAAATTCTCGATCGCGGAAAAGTGGATGTCGTAATTTATACCGAAGAAGAAGAGCGCGAAAAAAAATTTTCTGTCAATAAAGTATTAGCTAAACAATATTTTGACGAGTTGAAAGCCTTGGAAACAGAGCTGGATCAAACACCTCAAAATTATTTATCGGTGATTTTAAAAATGCCAGATGTATTGCAAGTAGAAAATTCAGAGCCAGATGAAAGCGAATGGTCTTCGGTAATGATTGCCGTAAAAGCAGCAGCTGAAAAATTAAATGAATTTCGCGGAGACGAAGGAAAGGTATTGGCGCAAGAGCTCGGAAAAAGAATTGAGAATATTTTGAAAGGTCTGAAAGACGTAGAAGAAGCTGATCCTTTAAGGATAAAAAAAATCAGAGATCGAATTCAAAAAAATATTTCTGAAGTTGTTGTTGTAGATAAAATAGATCATAACCGTTTCGAACAAGAAATGATTTATTACGTTGAAAAAATTGATATCACAGAAGAAAAAGTGCGCCTAAAAACACATTGTAATTATTTTACGACAACGATGCAAGAGCCTTCTTGCGGAAGGAAACTCGGATTTATTTCCCAAGAAATTGGTCGCGAAATTAACACCATTGGCTCGAAAGCAAATGATGTAAGCATTCAAAAAATAATTGTTCAGATGAAAGATGAATTGGAAAAAATTAAAGAACAATCGCTAAACGTTTTGTAAAATGAACGGTAAATTAATTATTTTTTCAGCTCCTTCCGGTGCAGGAAAAACAACCATTGTACATCATTTATTGAAAGTAAATTCTTTGTTGGAATTTTCCGTTTCGGCTTGTAGTAGAGCCAAAAGAGGAACTGAAAAAAATGGCGCGGATTATTATTTTTTAAGTGTAGAAGAATTTAAAAAACGAATCGAAAACAATGAATTTATTGAGTGGGAAGAAGTATATGAAAATCATTTTTATGGAACACTTCGCAGTGAAATTGAGCGTATTTGGAAAATGGGCAAACACGTTATTTTTGATGTGGATGTAGACGGAGGATTGAATTTGAAAAAACAATTTGGTGCGCAAGCATTGGCTATTTTTGTGATGCCGCCTTCCATTGCCAGTTTAGAAAAACGATTGAAAGGAAGAAAAACAGAAACGCCGGAAAGTATTGCCAGACGTACTGCTAAAGCAGTTGTAGAATTAGAAAAAGCACACTTGTTTGATAAAATTTTATTGAATGAACATTTGCATATTGCCTTCGCGGAAGCAGAAAAATTAGTGAACGAATTTTTAACCTGATTTTTTAAATGAAAATTGGACTTCTTTTCGGATCCTTCAACCCCATTCACGTTGGACACATGGTGATTGCCAATTACATGTTGGAATTTACCGATTTGGAACGCTTGTGGATTGTTGTTTCTCCGCATAATCCGCTGAAAGAAAAAAAAGGATTGTTAGCGAACAATCATCGCTTTGCCTTGGTACAAGAAGCAATTGGAGATCATCCAAAAATGAAAGCAAGTAAGATAGAATTTAATTTACCGCAGCCTTCATACACGATAAATACTCTTACCTATTTAAAAGAAAAACATCCAAAAGATGAATTTGTGTTGATTATGGGCAGCGATAATTTGAATACGTTTCATAAATGGAAAAATTACGAAAGCATTTTAGAAAATTATCAGCTATACATTTATCCGCGCCCCAACGAAGTTGGAGATGATTTAAAAAATCATCCGAACGTAAAAATAACGGAAGCGCCGCTCATGGATATTTCTTCTTCTTTTATAAGAGAAGCCATTCGGAATAAAAAAAATGTCTCTCATTTTATGCCCGAACCCGTTGCACGTTACGTGCAGGAAATGAATTTCTACAAAAAATAAAGAGCCGAAATTAGTCTTCAAAAAAATAATTTTTCAAAACACTTTTTCAAGTAAAAAAAAAGTTTTATTTTTACAGATATAGATTATTTTGATATCTCTTAAAAACCTAAAACCATGAACGAAAAAATGCCATCCGTAACTTTAAAAAGAAAAAATATTTCTGCGCTGATAGAATATTGTTTAGACAATAAAATCGATATGTCGGTTAAAGCGCAGGCCATTCAGCAAGATGAATTTGATATTGAATTCACTTCGCTCGATACGAAGAAAGCCATTTTACTCGGGATGTGCTTGCGCGATTTACGATTAGAATTGAACGGATTAAATACCTTGATGCCTTCGAAAGTGGCTAAAAAAACAATTCCTGCTAAAGAAATACCTGTTTCTAAAAAAGCGGAAAACAATGGAGCATTGGCTTTTGAAGAAAATTTAGAATTTAATTTAGAAGGTGCGAATTAATTTTTGCATTCATTTTTAAGGCTTCGAAAAATTAATTTTTCGAAGCCTTATTCTTTAAACAACCATTGCTTTGTTGTTCATTCCAATCATCTCCATTGCAGCATTTACAATACCTTCTGGATGATATCCACATTCGGTGTGAAGCTCCATTTGTTCCCCGTGTTCAATTACTCTATCGGGAATTCCCAATCGTTTTACTTGCGCAGAATAATTATTGTCTGCCATAAATTCAATCACGGCACTACCCATTCCGCCCATCACACAGCCATCTTCCACCGTAATTACTTTATTGAATTTAGAAAAAACTTCGTGTAATAATTTTTCATCAATCGGTTTTACAAAACGCATATCGTAATGCGCTGCGCTGATACCTTTTTTCTCCAATTGTTTGCAAGCGTCCAACGCATAATTTCCCACATGACCAATCGTTAAAATTGCCAGATCCTCTCCATTCTTAATAGTTCTGGCTTTACCAATTTCTATCTCCGAAAAATCTTTTTTCCAATCAGGCATCACACCATTTCCACGCGGATAGCGAATAGAAAATGGAGATTTTATTTTTTCTAACTGTGCTGTGTACATTAAATTTCGGAGCTCTTCTTCGTTCATTGGAGCGGAAACAATCATGTTTGGAATGCAGCGGAAATAAGCTAAATCGTAAGCTCCGTGATGCGTTGCGCCATCTGAACCTGCAATTC
Proteins encoded in this window:
- a CDS encoding DUF6029 family protein, which encodes MKKKKNVAKITLSFLLFTTCYTLQAQNNMGQIHGNFELDAQYYNPDSTIGAPPVPEKMLSNGFLNVNYTNGNISAGFRYESYLDVMQGFDSRYQGTGIPYRYFSYKMDNMEVTVGSFYEQFGTGMIFRSYEERGLGLDNAMDGVRLRYNPYKGIYIKGIIGKQREFFSEGPGLVRGADGEVNLNELIDKMANDKTHIILGGSFVSKYQVDQDPIYVLPQNVGASAGRINIIRNGLNLYGEYAYKINDPSTFNHYIYKPGQSLLVMTSYSQKGFSITLDGKRVDNMDFKSDRTQTGSVLDINYLPALTLQHTEELMSFYPYATQPNGEMGFESEVQYKIKKESLLGGHYGTDLLVNFSGANSLDTVNVNDMSTTRQGYKSDFFAIGQETYYRDLFTSVHHKFSKQFTGTAEYAYQVYNKNVIQGQVGWPTIYSNIAVVDVTYKFNSDHALRCDLEHLATKQDMHNWASLLLEYSLGSNWFVSALDEYNYGNPNPAQQIHYFIANAGYTINASRITVGYGKQRAGIFCVGGVCRNVPASNGLTLSITSSF
- a CDS encoding Omp28-related outer membrane protein: MKKILIFGCIASLFLLASCDKVNNPYKPQSTKTITGNNAVRKVLVEDYTGHLCGNCPTAGAESETLRQLYGNQVVCMELNVSASFAGPCPSPNPLPTGAPTGAYSVDYRSAVGTTYDNFFGISNNGLPQGMIDRFTVSGSKGLPTTAWATVVDSLTKAPILANITVTNTYNTSTRMLNTSLSSQFVSALSGTNTYKLVVLLVQDSIFDWQEDYATNPSDIPNYSKRFTLRDVINNAWGDTLATGNVSAGTTVVKSYTNYHINPAWNAATCHVISFIYETSDNFVLQAEDDRVE
- a CDS encoding ribonuclease P protein component, with the protein product MPKQTFKKQERLCSQILIEELIKTGKFFSVAPFRVVWKKAVSENNFLTQILISVPKRKFKRAVDRNHLKRLIREAYRKNKETLLLQKENTRIAFIYTSSTSLSYAEIESKILLILQRLSQENE
- the yidD gene encoding membrane protein insertion efficiency factor YidD, with amino-acid sequence MNKMMSAFFIVLIKFYQNAISPHLTPSCRYTPSCSQYGIEAIKKYGAGKGGYLTLKRILSCHPWGGHGHDPVP
- a CDS encoding S41 family peptidase, translating into MKTFFHILKKFRLAIIAVSIVGYAIVSYSFADNYFEISKNLDIFSTMFRELNIYYVDSIQPGTLMKKGMDAMLASLDPYTDYIPESEIEDFRFMTTGQYGGIGALIRQKGDYIYIAEPYEGFPAQKAGLMAGDKILEIDGISVKGKSPDDIGKFLKGQPNTAIKILVERDGQQLLKTLQREEIKVSSVPYYGMVSKNTGYIQLTSFTENCADSVKNAFLQLKKNPDFKYLIFDLRGNPGGLLNEAVDMVNIFEPQGQVVVNTKGKMAEWDHSHKTLNPPTDLNTHIVVLVNGGSASAAEIVSGSIQDLDRGVILGQRTFGKGLVQQTRPLSYNAELKLTVAKYYIPSGRCIQKLDYSHRAQNGTVPDVPDSLITAFRTKDGRIVYDGGGIDPDVKFQQDQISNIELSLINKSLIFDFATQYRTQHPTIPSVADFSITDQDFNNFLDFIKDKNYDYTTKSEQTLEQLKKDTKKENYYEDITPEFTALEDKIKHDKKADLQKNKKGIMELIENEIVSRYYYQKGRQADNLKWDPEITDAVTLLNDTARYDSILTTIAKPIHSFHDQQTGLHTQK
- a CDS encoding O-antigen ligase family protein; this encodes MKINLPRSYHSAIYFFGLAILVIGLPLSMFLMSLAQIVLLLNWLWEGHLKEKICKFWNNKAAVIIASVFILHLIGLLYTSDFDYGLEDIRKKIPLFLLPLILSSSEKISLKKLHWILHIFIAAVLCSTFISMSVFFGYIPTDPPQTVIVDVRDISIFIAAIRLALLICICIFTLAYYIYTEKSTSKKYFFALLILWFIIFMIILESITGLLVLFLVSFILLIYLAWKQHKRIFFALMILLPIIVFAYAAMRIHQYDKMPPKINFSTLEKKTSQRNLYFNDSTSTLSENGHFVMMYICWNELETSWNRRSTIKFDQKDLKGNDIKYTLIRFLTSKNERKDAVGVNTLSDAEIFSIQKGIPNYKYQHLGNLNARLYQLLGDIHTFENNENPSGHSVSQRLSYWKAAIGIIQRNPLIGVGTGDVKNAFAAEYIREKSPLKVEERLRSHNQFLAIGVAFGIIGFAWFVLSLVYPLLREKGFSNYFYITFFLIALLSMFSEDTLETQAGATFFAFFNAFFLFNNFSFKNEKIDE
- a CDS encoding glycosyltransferase, whose amino-acid sequence is MKILEVNTEKSWRGGERQTFYNMKGFRDAGLEVDVLCRKKYPLSHISKKNDFNTYQVKSFFQTILFLLFYGNDYDLIHAQTAKAQFAAVLSKFIHRKPVVYTRRVDFVPSGFFTKMKYRFTNKLIAISNPVKTILENFGMENVSVISDALEISPIDKERAEKFIFENSWKDKKIIGTIAALVPHKDPITMVNAIYELSLLRNDFVFLHFGEGVLEKKVEAEIEKLGLEKIFFLNGFTEDVTDYFSVFDVFAMSSEEEGLGSSVLDAFIYKVSVASTNAGGLNELISGRGLVSEKKDAKMLAKNISELLDNQNLKNELTEKAFLYASERHSIPAITAEYISVFEKLLSK